From Microlunatus capsulatus, a single genomic window includes:
- a CDS encoding RNA polymerase sigma-70 factor yields the protein MTQPAAAGGGDLDDAAAVFAEVRPRLFGIAYRMLGSWSEAEDVVQDTWLRWQGTDRGVVRTPVAFLVTTTTRLCLNVVQSARARRETYTGPWLPEPVDTAADPTLAVEQDEAVELAVLLVLERLTPTERAAYVLRESFDYPYAEIAEILQLGQPNVRQLVSRARRHIAGERRVPVSREDHRRLLEAFLVAARTGDAAALESLLSADVVSYSDGDGAARVARRPVAGPARVARFVAAFRDVFWPRSQITWVEANGRPAVLVVVDGSPQALLSVTASERGIEQVQWMMNRAKLAAWERSGGGAR from the coding sequence ATGACGCAGCCGGCCGCAGCAGGGGGCGGAGACCTCGACGACGCGGCGGCGGTCTTCGCCGAGGTGCGGCCCCGGCTCTTCGGCATCGCCTACCGGATGCTGGGCAGCTGGAGCGAGGCGGAGGACGTCGTGCAGGACACCTGGCTGCGCTGGCAGGGCACCGACCGCGGCGTGGTCCGGACCCCGGTCGCCTTCCTGGTGACCACCACCACCCGGCTCTGCCTCAACGTGGTGCAGTCGGCGCGGGCCCGACGTGAGACCTACACCGGTCCCTGGCTGCCCGAGCCGGTGGACACCGCGGCGGACCCCACCCTGGCCGTCGAGCAGGACGAGGCGGTGGAGCTGGCCGTGCTGCTGGTGCTGGAGCGGCTGACGCCGACCGAGCGCGCCGCCTACGTGCTGCGCGAGTCGTTCGACTACCCCTACGCCGAGATCGCCGAGATCCTCCAGCTCGGCCAGCCGAACGTGCGCCAGCTGGTCAGCCGGGCCCGCCGGCACATCGCCGGGGAGCGCCGGGTGCCGGTGAGCCGGGAGGACCACCGGCGGCTGCTGGAGGCGTTCCTCGTCGCCGCGCGGACCGGGGACGCCGCCGCCCTGGAGAGCCTGCTGTCGGCCGACGTCGTCAGCTACTCCGACGGCGACGGCGCCGCCCGGGTCGCCCGCCGGCCGGTGGCGGGACCGGCCCGCGTCGCCCGCTTCGTCGCCGCCTTCCGGGACGTCTTCTGGCCGCGGTCCCAGATCACCTGGGTGGAGGCGAACGGGCGGCCGGCCGTGCTGGTGGTGGTCGACGGGTCCCCGCAGGCCCTGCTGAGCGTCACCGCCTCCGAGCGGGGCATCGAGCAGGTCCAGTGGATGATGAACCGCGCGAAGCTGGCCGCCTGGGAGCGGTCCGGCGGCGGCGCGCGCTGA
- a CDS encoding MMPL family transporter — translation MSSFLYGLGRTAFRRRLRVLLAWLAALVVVGGLALAISDEFDESFTLPGTESQVALDALDRTFPQVGGTTADLVVVPAEGQSVRSAAAKRAIEAAVDEIGDLPQVDGVTSPFDQYAEGVIAEDDSAAIISVRYAVSAPEIAPASLEALEDETASLQASLPGSQASVGGQAFGGETPGLSISEGVGVLVALVVLFFTLGSLRAAGMPLLTALLGVGLTMALIFGATGVATISSTTPLLALMLGLAVGIDYALFITSRHRDQLRDGMDAEESVARAVATSGSAVVFAGMTVMIALCGLAVAGIPFLTTMGVAAAIGVAIAVLIALTLLPALLGFAGESLRPKPRRVRGGAAAAAGSADGAAVGTAGAGAPTPARREPRARTGLGRRWVRLVTRVPVLTVVVVVAGLGVVSYPALDLRLALPSNGTAAPGTPARTTYDLIAEHYGAGYNGPLVVSATIVGSDDPLGLMDDLADDLRALPGVASVPLATPNEDASAGIVQVIPEGAPDSTETKDLVRAIRDAAPALEAKYDVPIAVTGFTAVGIDVSDRLGGALLPFGVLVVGLSLVLLAMVFRSVAVPLKATIGFLLSVGAAFGATAAVFEWGWFGSLLNVAQTAPVISFLPILLMGILFGLAMDYEVFLVSRIREEYVHRSRRSGRGTSADASAAIEEGFVSSSRVVVAAAVIMFAVFAAFVPEGEGPIKTIAFGLAVGVFVDAFLVRMTLVPAVLALLGRSAWWLPRWLDRLLPSFDVEGEGLEHQTSLADWPSADDPHVVYAGLEVAGQAVALSALPREVVVVDGPPHSGKTALLLTLGGRMRLTTGQVKVAGRVLPEQAAGVRRVVGYVDCAATQDLRGELAEVLGRDPALVLVDHADLLTAHDDRAALASLLDDLAVGSREVAVLLAVRDREAVADLLPASCSALTLDRPAELVPAPHA, via the coding sequence GTGTCCTCGTTCCTGTACGGCCTGGGCCGGACGGCGTTCCGGCGCCGGCTGCGGGTGCTGCTGGCCTGGCTGGCCGCCCTCGTCGTCGTCGGCGGCCTCGCGCTCGCCATCAGCGACGAGTTCGACGAGTCCTTCACCCTGCCCGGGACCGAGTCCCAGGTGGCGCTGGACGCCCTCGACCGCACGTTCCCGCAGGTCGGCGGCACCACCGCCGACCTGGTCGTGGTGCCGGCCGAGGGCCAGAGCGTCCGCTCGGCCGCGGCGAAGAGGGCGATCGAGGCCGCCGTCGACGAGATCGGCGACCTGCCGCAGGTGGACGGCGTCACCTCCCCGTTCGACCAGTACGCCGAGGGTGTGATCGCCGAGGACGACAGCGCCGCGATCATCTCCGTGCGCTACGCCGTCAGCGCCCCCGAGATCGCCCCCGCCAGCCTCGAGGCCCTGGAGGACGAGACGGCGTCGCTGCAGGCGTCGCTGCCCGGCTCCCAGGCGTCGGTCGGCGGCCAGGCGTTCGGCGGCGAGACGCCGGGGCTGAGCATCTCCGAGGGGGTGGGCGTGCTGGTGGCCCTGGTGGTGCTGTTCTTCACGCTCGGCTCGCTGCGGGCGGCCGGTATGCCGCTGCTCACCGCGCTGCTGGGCGTCGGGCTGACCATGGCGCTGATCTTCGGCGCCACCGGCGTGGCCACCATCTCCTCGACCACCCCGCTGCTCGCCCTCATGCTGGGCCTGGCGGTGGGCATCGACTACGCCCTCTTCATCACCTCCCGGCACCGCGACCAGCTCCGCGACGGGATGGATGCCGAGGAGTCCGTGGCCCGGGCCGTCGCCACCTCGGGCTCGGCCGTCGTCTTCGCGGGGATGACGGTGATGATCGCGCTGTGCGGGCTCGCCGTCGCGGGCATCCCCTTCCTCACCACGATGGGCGTGGCCGCCGCGATCGGCGTGGCCATCGCCGTCCTCATCGCCCTCACCCTGCTGCCCGCCCTGCTCGGCTTCGCTGGCGAGTCGCTGCGGCCGAAGCCCCGCCGGGTGCGCGGTGGCGCCGCCGCGGCCGCCGGGTCCGCCGACGGTGCCGCCGTCGGGACGGCCGGTGCCGGGGCGCCCACCCCGGCCCGCCGGGAGCCGCGGGCGAGGACCGGCCTCGGCCGCCGCTGGGTGCGGCTGGTCACCAGGGTGCCGGTGCTCACCGTGGTCGTCGTCGTCGCCGGCCTCGGGGTGGTCAGCTATCCCGCGCTGGACCTCCGGCTGGCCCTGCCCAGCAACGGCACGGCCGCCCCCGGCACCCCCGCGCGCACCACCTACGACCTCATCGCCGAGCACTACGGCGCCGGCTACAACGGCCCGCTCGTCGTCTCGGCCACCATCGTCGGCTCCGACGACCCGCTGGGCCTGATGGACGACCTCGCCGACGACCTGCGCGCCCTGCCCGGCGTGGCCAGCGTGCCGCTCGCCACCCCGAACGAGGACGCCTCGGCCGGCATCGTCCAGGTCATCCCCGAGGGCGCGCCCGACAGCACCGAGACCAAGGACCTGGTGCGGGCCATCCGCGACGCCGCACCCGCGCTGGAGGCCAAGTACGACGTGCCGATCGCGGTGACGGGCTTCACCGCCGTCGGGATCGACGTCTCCGACCGCCTCGGCGGGGCGCTGCTGCCGTTCGGCGTCCTCGTCGTCGGGCTGTCGCTGGTCCTGCTGGCCATGGTGTTCCGCTCGGTGGCGGTGCCGCTCAAGGCGACGATCGGGTTCCTGCTCAGCGTGGGCGCCGCGTTCGGCGCCACGGCCGCCGTCTTCGAGTGGGGCTGGTTCGGCTCGCTCCTCAACGTCGCGCAGACCGCCCCGGTGATCAGCTTCCTGCCGATCCTGCTGATGGGCATCCTCTTCGGCCTGGCCATGGACTACGAGGTGTTCCTCGTCTCCCGGATCCGCGAGGAGTACGTGCACCGCTCGCGCCGCTCCGGCCGCGGCACGTCCGCCGACGCCTCGGCCGCCATCGAGGAGGGCTTCGTCTCCTCCTCCCGGGTGGTCGTCGCGGCCGCGGTCATCATGTTCGCCGTCTTCGCGGCCTTCGTGCCCGAGGGCGAGGGGCCGATCAAGACGATCGCCTTCGGCCTGGCCGTCGGGGTGTTCGTCGACGCGTTCCTGGTCCGGATGACGCTGGTGCCGGCCGTGCTGGCCCTGCTGGGCCGCTCGGCCTGGTGGCTGCCGCGCTGGCTGGACCGGCTGCTGCCCTCCTTCGACGTCGAGGGCGAGGGCCTGGAGCACCAGACCTCGCTGGCCGACTGGCCCAGCGCCGACGACCCGCACGTCGTCTACGCCGGCCTCGAGGTCGCCGGCCAGGCGGTCGCGCTGTCGGCGCTGCCGCGCGAGGTCGTCGTCGTCGACGGGCCCCCGCACAGCGGCAAGACCGCGCTGCTGCTCACCCTCGGCGGGCGGATGCGGCTGACCACCGGCCAGGTCAAGGTGGCGGGCCGGGTGCTGCCCGAGCAGGCGGCCGGCGTCCGCCGCGTCGTCGGCTACGTCGACTGCGCCGCGACGCAGGACCTGCGCGGCGAGCTGGCCGAGGTGCTGGGCCGCGACCCCGCCCTGGTGCTGGTCGACCACGCCGACCTGCTCACCGCCCACGACGACCGGGCCGCGCTGGCCAGCCTGCTGGACGACCTGGCCGTGGGCAGCCGCGAGGTGGCCGTCCTGCTGGCCGTCCGCGACCGCGAGGCCGTCGCCGACCTGCTGCCCGCCTCCTGCTCCGCCCTCACCCTGGACCGGCCCGCCGAGCTGGTCCCGGCCCCGCACGCCTGA
- a CDS encoding SDR family oxidoreductase, with amino-acid sequence MRIVIFGNGLIGSQAAARLLEAGHDVTALGRDDVDTTTGRGVAAAVAGAEVVVDLTNSPSWADDDVLAFFTDSTRHLLEAGAAAGVRHHVILSVVGADRLPDAGYLRAKVAQEALVAAGPLPFSVVRSTQFFEFVAGIADAATTDGVVRVTPAHLQPIASRDVVAHLADVVAGPPLDRAVEIAGPEPLGMDELVRRLFASTGDPRTVLPDPQAGYFGAVLTDASITPTPGAELWTAPTSFDVWLAEQSERAAA; translated from the coding sequence ATGCGCATCGTCATCTTCGGCAACGGCCTGATCGGCAGCCAGGCCGCCGCCCGGCTGCTCGAGGCCGGGCACGACGTCACGGCCCTCGGTCGCGACGACGTCGACACCACCACCGGTCGCGGCGTCGCGGCGGCCGTGGCCGGGGCGGAGGTGGTCGTCGACCTGACGAACTCCCCGTCGTGGGCGGACGACGACGTCCTGGCCTTCTTCACCGACTCGACCCGCCACCTGCTCGAGGCCGGGGCGGCGGCCGGGGTCCGGCACCACGTCATCCTCTCGGTCGTCGGCGCCGACCGGTTGCCCGACGCCGGCTACCTGCGGGCCAAGGTCGCCCAGGAGGCGCTGGTGGCCGCGGGGCCGCTGCCGTTCTCGGTGGTCCGCTCGACGCAGTTCTTCGAGTTCGTGGCCGGCATCGCCGACGCGGCGACCACCGACGGGGTGGTGCGGGTGACGCCCGCGCACCTGCAGCCCATCGCGTCGCGGGACGTCGTCGCCCACCTCGCCGACGTCGTCGCCGGTCCGCCGCTGGACCGGGCCGTCGAGATCGCCGGACCGGAGCCGCTCGGCATGGACGAGCTGGTGCGCCGGCTCTTCGCCTCGACCGGGGACCCGCGCACCGTGCTCCCGGACCCGCAGGCCGGCTACTTCGGGGCGGTCCTGACCGACGCCTCGATCACGCCGACCCCCGGGGCCGAGCTCTGGACGGCGCCCACGAGCTTCGACGTCTGGCTGGCCGAGCAGAGCGAGCGGGCCGCCGCCTAG
- a CDS encoding low molecular weight protein-tyrosine-phosphatase, whose protein sequence is MPEEGGTAPVKVVFVCWGNICRSPIAERVARRRAAEAGLTGVEFTSAATSTEELGHPMDRRAAAVLRDRGYDADGHVAHQADAAEVAGADLVVAMEDLHVDRLRRIAPGADNLALLTDFDPAATPGSGVPDPWYGTPEGFYDTLAAVEAAVPGVLDRVREIQASRAG, encoded by the coding sequence GTGCCTGAGGAGGGCGGGACGGCTCCCGTGAAGGTCGTGTTCGTCTGCTGGGGCAACATCTGCCGCTCCCCCATCGCCGAGCGGGTGGCCCGGCGCCGGGCCGCGGAGGCCGGCCTGACCGGGGTCGAGTTCACCAGCGCCGCCACCAGCACCGAGGAGCTGGGCCACCCGATGGACCGGCGGGCCGCCGCCGTGCTCCGCGACCGCGGCTACGACGCCGACGGCCACGTGGCCCACCAGGCCGACGCCGCGGAGGTGGCGGGCGCCGACCTGGTGGTCGCCATGGAGGACCTGCACGTCGACCGGCTGCGCAGGATCGCCCCCGGGGCCGACAACCTCGCCCTGCTCACCGACTTCGACCCGGCCGCCACCCCGGGCAGCGGCGTCCCGGACCCCTGGTACGGCACGCCCGAGGGCTTCTACGACACCCTCGCCGCGGTCGAGGCGGCCGTCCCGGGCGTGCTCGACCGGGTCCGGGAGATCCAGGCCTCCCGCGCGGGCTAG
- a CDS encoding YhgE/Pip domain-containing protein, producing the protein MYPLERATSSRRVGLWSLVGLVLVPLVVAAGFLWATWDSTDRLDRVQAAVVNLDEPVELDGQTVPLGRQLAGGLVTGGSGEEKVDTNFDWVLTDAADADAGLRSGGYAAVVTIPKTFSARATSFSKTDADSIRPATIDVRTSEVSGIADPVVGQAITAAATSALNTTLTKQYLDGIYVGFNDLGKQFSTVADASDQLADGAEDLSKGIDGVATGTRGLADGLEQLDDGAQQLSTGSTQLTTGTAALATGLQKLSEGAAALPGGARELAKGTTASADGADDLADGAGKLADGAGQLSTGASQLASGVGALRNGTPDQPGGTKAFAAGVQQYAAGVTTYRDTFAALADAPDATVLAQVPTLCPEGTPAELCSGIVDAFQGGITATLAGFENTEDPRTGATVPGLIPSAEQLAAGAKGVDGGVAQLSTGASGLAGGAKTLATGTSGLAGGATQLADGLDQLAEGTDQFAKGLVPLTAGIASSADGAAELATGVREFGTGVTGLATGTAQSASGADQLATGVVKLSDGGEQLADGSRELSDGLAKGADAVPSYDKNTREKLSDVVAQPVQTEAPTSAFSDVTTTTFLAVLALWVGALASYLVLRPFTARVLASMKPSWRLALEGLLPGLVIGLVQAVALTVVLELLLDLPAGRAVQMGVFLGLVAAAFVAVNHALVAWFGGVGRFLSVAVVVAGAAGAVTSAVPASFDVLRPFLPLTPAFDGLRAVVADGSGAGSAASLLVAWLLVGVVAGVLAVARRRVVAPVVAVPAV; encoded by the coding sequence ATGTACCCGCTCGAACGTGCCACCAGCAGCCGCCGCGTCGGACTCTGGTCCCTGGTCGGCCTGGTCCTGGTCCCCCTCGTGGTCGCCGCCGGCTTCCTCTGGGCGACCTGGGACTCCACCGACCGCCTGGACCGGGTCCAGGCCGCCGTGGTGAACCTCGACGAGCCCGTCGAGCTGGACGGCCAGACGGTGCCGCTCGGCCGGCAGCTGGCCGGCGGCCTGGTCACCGGCGGCTCGGGCGAGGAGAAGGTCGACACCAACTTCGACTGGGTCCTCACCGATGCCGCCGACGCCGACGCGGGCCTGCGCTCGGGCGGCTACGCCGCCGTGGTGACGATTCCGAAGACCTTCTCCGCGCGGGCCACGTCGTTCTCGAAGACCGACGCGGACAGCATCCGGCCCGCGACCATCGACGTCCGCACCTCCGAGGTCAGCGGCATCGCCGACCCGGTCGTCGGCCAGGCGATCACCGCGGCCGCCACCTCGGCGCTGAACACGACCCTGACGAAGCAGTACCTCGACGGCATCTACGTCGGCTTCAACGACCTCGGCAAGCAGTTCTCGACGGTCGCCGACGCCTCCGACCAGCTCGCCGACGGCGCGGAGGACCTGTCCAAGGGCATCGACGGCGTGGCCACGGGCACCCGCGGGCTGGCCGACGGCCTGGAGCAGCTCGACGACGGCGCCCAGCAGCTGTCCACCGGCAGCACCCAGCTGACCACCGGCACCGCCGCCCTGGCCACGGGCCTGCAGAAGCTGAGCGAGGGCGCTGCCGCCCTGCCCGGCGGGGCGCGCGAGCTGGCGAAGGGCACCACGGCGTCGGCCGACGGCGCCGACGACCTGGCCGACGGGGCCGGGAAGCTGGCCGACGGGGCGGGGCAGCTCTCGACGGGCGCCTCCCAGCTGGCGAGCGGCGTGGGCGCCCTGCGCAACGGCACCCCGGACCAGCCGGGCGGCACCAAGGCCTTCGCTGCTGGCGTGCAGCAGTACGCCGCGGGCGTGACGACCTACCGGGACACCTTCGCCGCGCTCGCGGACGCGCCCGACGCGACGGTGCTCGCGCAGGTGCCGACCCTGTGCCCCGAGGGCACGCCCGCCGAGCTGTGCAGCGGGATCGTCGACGCCTTCCAGGGCGGCATCACCGCGACCCTCGCCGGCTTCGAGAACACCGAGGACCCGCGGACCGGCGCCACCGTGCCCGGCCTCATCCCCTCCGCGGAGCAGCTCGCAGCGGGCGCGAAGGGCGTCGACGGCGGCGTCGCCCAGCTGTCCACCGGCGCGTCCGGGCTGGCCGGCGGGGCGAAGACGCTCGCCACCGGCACGTCTGGGCTGGCCGGCGGGGCGACCCAGCTGGCCGACGGGCTCGACCAGCTGGCCGAGGGCACCGACCAGTTCGCCAAGGGCCTGGTCCCGCTGACGGCGGGCATCGCCTCCAGCGCCGACGGCGCGGCCGAGCTGGCCACCGGCGTCCGCGAGTTCGGCACCGGCGTCACCGGCCTGGCCACCGGGACCGCGCAGTCGGCCTCGGGCGCCGACCAGCTGGCCACCGGCGTCGTCAAGCTCTCCGACGGCGGCGAGCAGCTGGCCGACGGCAGCCGCGAGCTGTCCGACGGGCTGGCCAAGGGCGCCGACGCGGTCCCGAGCTACGACAAGAACACGCGCGAGAAGCTCTCGGACGTCGTCGCGCAGCCGGTGCAGACCGAGGCGCCGACGTCGGCCTTCTCCGACGTCACCACCACGACGTTCCTGGCCGTCCTGGCCCTCTGGGTCGGCGCGCTCGCCAGCTACCTCGTGCTGCGGCCCTTCACCGCCCGGGTGCTGGCCTCGATGAAGCCGTCCTGGCGGCTGGCCCTGGAGGGCCTGCTGCCCGGCCTGGTGATCGGCCTGGTCCAGGCCGTCGCGCTGACCGTGGTCCTCGAGCTGCTGCTGGACCTGCCCGCCGGCCGGGCCGTCCAGATGGGCGTCTTCCTGGGCCTGGTGGCCGCCGCCTTCGTGGCGGTGAACCACGCGCTGGTCGCGTGGTTCGGCGGGGTCGGCCGCTTCCTGTCGGTGGCCGTCGTCGTGGCCGGCGCCGCCGGCGCGGTGACCTCCGCGGTCCCCGCGAGCTTCGACGTGCTGCGGCCCTTCCTGCCGCTCACCCCCGCCTTCGACGGGCTGCGGGCCGTGGTCGCCGACGGCTCGGGGGCCGGCTCGGCCGCCAGCCTGCTCGTGGCCTGGCTCCTCGTCGGCGTCGTGGCCGGGGTGCTCGCCGTCGCCCGACGGCGGGTGGTCGCCCCGGTGGTGGCGGTGCCCGCGGTCTAG
- a CDS encoding NAD(P)/FAD-dependent oxidoreductase, protein MRRVVVVGGGYAGFYTAWQLEKRLRQDEAEVVVVDPRPYMTYQPFLPEVAAGSVEARHAAVSLRRHLRRSTLVPGTVTRIDHAQRQVEVGLADGGSRVLGYDAVVVTAGAVTRTLPIPGVAEEAIGLKHVEEAVAIRDRLLVAFDQASALPPGPERRRLLTVVVVGGGFTGVEGFGELLSLATALLRRYRELTADDLHFHLVEASGRILPEVSDRPGAWVVRSLERRGARVHLRTLVQSAVGGHVVLSDGEELDAGLIVWTAGNGANPVVARHTDLPVDGRGRVVVRADLRVGTPAEPVAGAWAAGDDAAVPDLAARTPGALTVPNAQHAVRQGRLLARNLVADLRGRPTKDYVHHDLGVVATLGLGRGVFESGPVVLTGFPAWLAHRGYHVLAVPSWERKVRVLAVWLPALLFGRDIVSLQSVQHPRDAFVRGGAPRAHG, encoded by the coding sequence GTGCGCAGGGTGGTGGTGGTCGGCGGGGGCTACGCGGGGTTCTACACCGCGTGGCAGCTGGAGAAGCGGCTGAGGCAGGACGAGGCGGAGGTCGTCGTCGTCGACCCACGCCCCTACATGACGTACCAGCCCTTCCTCCCGGAGGTGGCGGCCGGCTCGGTGGAGGCCCGGCACGCGGCGGTCTCGCTGCGACGGCACCTGCGGCGCTCGACGCTGGTCCCGGGCACGGTGACCCGGATCGACCACGCGCAGCGGCAGGTCGAGGTCGGGCTCGCGGACGGGGGGAGCCGGGTGCTGGGCTACGACGCCGTCGTGGTCACGGCCGGGGCCGTGACCCGCACCCTGCCGATCCCGGGCGTGGCCGAGGAGGCCATCGGGCTGAAGCACGTGGAGGAGGCCGTCGCCATCCGCGACCGGCTGCTCGTGGCCTTCGACCAGGCGTCGGCGCTGCCGCCCGGTCCCGAGCGGCGACGGCTGCTCACGGTGGTCGTCGTCGGCGGCGGCTTCACCGGCGTCGAGGGGTTCGGGGAGCTGCTCTCCCTGGCCACGGCCCTGCTCCGCCGCTACCGGGAGCTGACCGCGGACGACCTGCACTTCCACCTCGTCGAGGCCAGCGGTCGGATCCTGCCCGAGGTGTCGGACCGCCCCGGGGCCTGGGTGGTCCGCTCGCTGGAGCGGCGCGGGGCGCGGGTGCACCTCCGCACCCTCGTGCAGTCGGCCGTGGGCGGGCACGTGGTGCTGTCCGACGGGGAGGAGCTCGACGCCGGGCTCATCGTCTGGACGGCCGGCAACGGGGCCAACCCGGTGGTGGCGCGGCACACGGACCTGCCGGTGGACGGCCGCGGCCGGGTGGTGGTGCGGGCCGACCTGCGGGTGGGGACGCCGGCGGAACCGGTCGCGGGCGCGTGGGCGGCCGGCGACGACGCCGCGGTCCCCGACCTCGCGGCGCGCACGCCGGGCGCGCTGACCGTGCCGAACGCGCAGCACGCCGTGCGCCAGGGCCGGCTGCTCGCCCGCAACCTCGTCGCCGACCTGCGGGGCCGCCCGACGAAGGACTACGTCCACCACGACCTCGGCGTGGTGGCCACGCTGGGCCTCGGCCGGGGGGTCTTCGAGTCCGGCCCGGTGGTGCTCACGGGTTTCCCGGCGTGGCTGGCGCACCGCGGCTACCACGTGCTCGCCGTGCCGAGCTGGGAGCGCAAGGTCCGGGTCCTCGCCGTCTGGCTGCCCGCCCTGCTGTTCGGCCGCGACATCGTCTCGCTGCAGTCGGTCCAGCACCCCCGCGACGCCTTCGTCCGCGGCGGAGCGCCCCGTGCGCACGGCTAG
- the qcrB gene encoding cytochrome bc1 complex cytochrome b subunit: MRTARGAGALARAGHGAAAAAWAVPGAGRLGRLLDGLRHRAVPNRWSSLLGVVAVASLVLLVVTGLVLTLVYEPSSTLVRYQGRYRLLQGVEMSEAYASTLRISLDLPGGLLVRQAHHWAALVLPAALLLQLATLFFTGGFRRPRRAAWVLLVGVLVLALVSGWSGYALPDDALSGTGLRIVEGVTLGIPLVGTWLSWVLFGGELPGRVVEHLYLVHLAAPALLVLLVVLRLRSSWRTGPAQLPGPGRSAERVVGLPLWPAAAVRAAGLSAATTGLLVLMAGTLTISPVWAHGPSSPGNAFAGSQPDWYTAFLDGALRLVPPGWEVTWLGRTWTLAVLVPLAAIGLLGALLTVHPFLESRVTGDRSDHHLLDRPRDAPTRTPVGAAGLTVYGALWAAASADLVATQFRVALEDVVGVLRAVLLLGPVVAFVVARQVCATLRAAERDRHAHGAESGQVVQLPSGGFQERHAAPGPTAQPVLGPAARWAAARRPEATGAPGAAEPGARPDLAASGRG, from the coding sequence GTGCGCACGGCTAGGGGCGCCGGAGCCCTCGCCCGGGCCGGTCACGGCGCGGCAGCCGCCGCCTGGGCGGTCCCGGGTGCCGGCCGTCTCGGCCGGCTCCTCGACGGGCTGCGGCACCGGGCGGTGCCGAACCGGTGGTCGTCCCTCCTCGGGGTGGTGGCGGTGGCCAGCCTGGTCCTGCTCGTCGTCACCGGGCTGGTCCTGACCCTGGTCTACGAGCCCTCGAGCACCCTCGTGCGCTACCAGGGCCGCTACCGGCTGCTGCAGGGTGTCGAGATGTCCGAGGCGTACGCCTCCACGCTCCGGATCTCGCTGGACCTGCCCGGCGGGCTGCTCGTGCGCCAGGCCCACCACTGGGCCGCGCTGGTCCTGCCCGCGGCGCTGCTGCTGCAGCTGGCCACGCTCTTCTTCACCGGCGGCTTCCGACGCCCCCGGCGCGCGGCCTGGGTGCTGCTGGTCGGCGTCCTCGTCCTCGCCCTGGTCAGCGGCTGGAGCGGCTACGCCCTGCCCGACGACGCGCTGTCGGGGACCGGGCTCCGCATCGTCGAGGGCGTCACGCTCGGCATCCCGCTGGTCGGGACCTGGCTGTCCTGGGTCCTGTTCGGCGGCGAGCTCCCCGGCCGGGTCGTCGAGCACCTCTACCTCGTGCACCTGGCGGCGCCCGCCCTGCTCGTGCTGCTGGTCGTGCTGCGGCTCCGGAGCTCCTGGCGGACCGGGCCGGCCCAGCTCCCCGGGCCCGGCCGCTCGGCCGAGCGCGTCGTCGGGCTGCCGCTCTGGCCGGCGGCGGCCGTCCGGGCGGCGGGCCTGTCCGCCGCCACCACGGGACTCCTCGTGCTGATGGCCGGCACCCTGACGATCAGCCCGGTCTGGGCCCACGGGCCGTCGTCGCCCGGCAACGCGTTCGCAGGCAGCCAGCCCGACTGGTACACCGCCTTCCTCGACGGCGCGCTCCGCCTGGTCCCGCCGGGCTGGGAGGTCACCTGGCTCGGCCGGACCTGGACCCTCGCCGTCCTCGTCCCGCTGGCCGCGATCGGCCTGCTCGGCGCTCTGCTGACCGTCCACCCCTTCCTCGAGAGCCGGGTGACGGGGGACCGGTCCGACCACCACCTGCTGGACCGGCCGCGCGACGCCCCCACCCGCACCCCGGTCGGGGCGGCCGGGCTGACGGTCTACGGCGCGCTCTGGGCGGCCGCCAGCGCCGACCTGGTCGCCACCCAGTTCCGGGTGGCCCTCGAGGACGTCGTCGGGGTGCTGCGCGCCGTCCTGCTGCTGGGACCCGTCGTCGCCTTCGTCGTCGCGCGCCAGGTCTGCGCGACCCTGCGCGCCGCGGAGCGGGACCGGCACGCGCACGGGGCGGAGTCGGGCCAGGTCGTGCAGCTGCCCAGCGGCGGCTTCCAGGAGCGGCACGCCGCGCCCGGTCCCACCGCGCAGCCGGTCCTGGGACCGGCTGCGCGGTGGGCGGCGGCGCGCCGGCCCGAGGCGACCGGCGCCCCCGGCGCGGCCGAACCGGGCGCCCGCCCGGACCTCGCGGCCAGCGGTCGGGGCTGA
- a CDS encoding TetR/AcrR family transcriptional regulator: protein MSTTTSPSRAAAPVSARRAQTRERLLAAATSVFAERGVNGASVEEICETAGFTRGAFYSNFADKDALVLALIQADVAAQYAAARAAVEEVEHALGTGTVADVVARTLQQLDAFGATGREGVLAQQELLLHAARVPALHRPYREFLAASSDQLRTLLTGALERVGLEFTLPVDLAVEMLLATHARVQTQALFDEDVDTSALQALVLAITRPRPDGPAGSGCATRSG, encoded by the coding sequence GTGAGCACCACCACCAGCCCGTCGCGGGCCGCCGCACCGGTCAGCGCGCGCCGGGCGCAGACCCGCGAGCGGCTGCTGGCCGCCGCCACCTCGGTGTTCGCCGAGCGCGGGGTCAACGGCGCGAGCGTCGAGGAGATCTGCGAGACCGCCGGGTTCACCCGCGGCGCCTTCTACTCCAACTTCGCCGACAAGGACGCCCTGGTGCTGGCGCTCATCCAGGCCGACGTGGCCGCCCAGTACGCCGCCGCCCGCGCGGCCGTGGAGGAGGTGGAGCACGCGCTCGGCACCGGCACGGTCGCCGACGTGGTCGCCCGGACCCTCCAGCAGCTCGACGCCTTCGGCGCGACGGGCCGCGAGGGCGTCCTCGCCCAGCAGGAGCTGCTGCTGCACGCCGCCCGGGTGCCCGCGCTGCACCGGCCCTACCGCGAGTTCCTCGCCGCCAGCAGCGACCAGCTGCGCACCCTGCTCACCGGCGCGCTGGAGCGGGTGGGCCTGGAGTTCACCCTCCCCGTCGACCTGGCCGTGGAGATGCTGCTGGCCACCCACGCCCGGGTCCAGACGCAGGCGCTCTTCGACGAGGACGTCGACACCAGCGCCCTGCAGGCCCTCGTGCTGGCCATCACCCGGCCACGGCCCGACGGCCCGGCCGGGTCCGGGTGCGCGACCCGCTCGGGCTGA